TCAAACCGGTTTTCCAATCAGCGGTTGAAACGTTTGCGGCTTTTGAGACGGAGATGGAGTGAGCAAATAGCTCTATGTAACACTGGTCTCTGCTGTTGATAAATCTTACAAAACTTGCATAGGCGAGAGGGAAAAGGAAGATAATAATGCTAATGAAGTAGCGAGAGCAGCAATATTTTGGAGTAACCTCGACGGCACCTTTGTTTCGGCCGCCTGACTCGGTGGTTGCCATGTTAGATTTCTTAATTAACCCTTTCTGAAAATTTAAACTTAGTTAGAGAtttaatgtattatatatagaaCGCtgcaactttaaaaaaaaaaaggtttttccATTTAAAAgggtttttccatagtaggaTTAATCTCCTATTGTTGATAAATGCCCCCACAGCAAATCTAAGGGATTTAACAGCATCGTTATTATATgataatagtatatttatattttgtatttgaaataaaaagaaGTGAACCGATAAGAAGAAGACATTGCTTTAGAATCTcttaacaataataaaaaatattatctcaCTAGTTCTATTTGATTATTGTAATTATGAGAGATTTAGTTAGAACCTGTCGATAGCGGCGACGTAAATACGTAGTATCTTCTCTAATCTATTTCAACCGACTTAATACTTAGTAGTATACATAATGATTTACAAGAACATGGTTACCTCTGGTCTCTAGCTGGTTTTTTTAGTTTCggttaaataatttttagatttttaagtttaattaagaaaagttaaaaatagTCTCTTAATCGTAAagtgtaaaaaatatattaaatcatgaATTAAACTCAGGCTAAGAAACCGGAATTAATCATATTATTGTATaagattaaatgaaaataatttatgatactttttaaaaggtaaaatttttGAGGCTTTAATATAAAACgtgtttttcttaaatttaagaTTATCCCTAGTACGGTAGTAAATCCTCTTTTTTGATAAAGATacaaaagcaaatttaatagCATTCTCATAGAGAATATCTCAACGAGTTTCtattcttacaaaaataaaaaattaaatagatgAAAGAGGGGTTAAGAGACGAATGTATAATATGAGAATTTCCAGTGAAAAAACTTGTATACCatgagtttatatatattataatttaaactttaactaaataattaaactatattAAATGTATTAATATTATCTCAATAGAACTAATAATTGTATATCATAAAATCTACACTAAATATTTAATAGGGTTTGAGATGtaaaacttagaaaaaaaaatgatgtaaacaacaatatccttagaacacaacgatttAATCAGATTCTGGTTGATGAAAATAGACTTCTATTGATTGTTGAAATTGAATATAATAAAGAAATGAGATCGAGAACTACAATGAGATCGAACGAAAGAAATGGTTTCATTACGAGCTAGGTTTGAGGTCGATGTAGGTTGCTaactctctctagggtttttcAAGTGTGCTCTTTTCTTAACACGGACTCTTTTTTTATGGTGGGTTGACTCCGCTATTTTCTCAACAGTTCGCTCGATCTCCAGAACTTTCCTCTATTACAATCGAACTCGCTTTCTTTGAGTCGTAGGACTTTTTTCTATTGGACTTTGTTCGGCATGTTTCTATTTCGGCTCAACCTCGAACTTGATCGAAATTGGTCCAaacaataatgatgctctaaagTTGTTAAAGATATCTATTTTAATCGTTTACATAAgtaaatatatctataaaaaattaatgaatataAAACAGTTCTTTACATTAATAGTTATCtggttaagattttttttaaaatgagaaagtataaatttaatttttcactaCTTACAATCGCAAGTGCTATGTAGAAGTAGAACAGTTCCAATGAGAATATCTGCAAAAATatctaagtaaaaaaaaaaaaaagatcaagagAGAAATTGATATAGTTTTCTCGAACGAATGTCCAGATAACATATgtgaatgtttctttttattaaatataaaactttattacttattttatcttatatttaacATTACTCTTAGAAattaatatattgatatatggGAAGGAGAGGAATAAAACAAAACGTATGGACTAATTCACAACAGAAAATTAAACaagatgaaaaagaaatcagaagCCTAATCGATATATCTAATTCCGTAATTCGGGTTTTGTTCTCCTAGTAAAGAAAACAACTTAAAATGTGTAAAAGAGGATTCACATATAATCCTCCCACGGCCTCGAGCCACATTTTTGCAACGTATATTAAAATGTCCAGCTTTATCATAATTCACGTAACGCTTATGCTTCGCCCCGAGTTTGACGACAAACTCCCCTGAAATGATGTCACTTCGATTTCCCTCAGCAACGAAAAACAACGAGAAAGCAGTGTGATCTTTAGAAACAGGTTGACTAGTGATGTTTAAAACGGCAACGTTTTGAGAAGCTAGCCTCACGGCAGCCCCATCGCCGTCGTAGTAGATAGAATATCTCGAGCTCGGATTTTTCACGAGAAAATCGCCTTGCCACGTTGCGGATGAGACGGCGAGGGACTGGAGGGAGATTTTGGCATGGAAGTGAGCTTTGTCGATGAACAAAAAGATTAAGAACACGACGACAACGGTGAATAAGCCGCCGCAACAGGGTGACCACATAGCCGCACATTCCTTGCCAGTGGCTTTACGTTCACTAGGTGGGGGAATAGTCATCATTGGTCGTGACCACCACGGACGAGGAGCGACGTAGGACGGGGGCGTTGTGTCGAAGTTTGGCTGGAAAgccatattatttttgttggttTGGTGGACTCTGGAGAGAATACTGTATAATGAGGTCGATTTTACCTTAGCATTAATTATAAAGAGATTATTGGAAAAtcaaatttgtatttattttatggtgGATATAGAAAGTCTGTTAGAAACAAACGAGTAGATAATTACTTTAATtaatcattaatataaatatatatgttaaattgaTTTACAGTAAATTTTGGTATAAAAGattgtttgttaaaaatataaaattaaatctctgtatttataaaacaactgaaaggttatatttaaaaattagtaatttattgagatttgtgaatttaatttaaaatttcaaataaaataaaatgcacaagcaatatttttatcaaataacaGACGTTAAAACTTATCCTAAACACACAAATCCGTAAACACTGTTATATACAGTTTTGGCAAAGCAAACATAAACTATGTTCTGGGCCCAATATTCATTAAttctattctttttgtttttttctgacaAAAGAGTCTTCTATTCTTACTAAATGAAAATAACATAGATGAAAAAGAGAAAACGAGACGAATATCTAATAAGAGAATTTTCATAGAAAAGAGTTTAAAAAGTTGTATACATTTGGATTTATATATCATTAGCAGGCCCGTTCCTTAGGTAAGGCAGCTTTTTAGCTTTAGGCCACAttttttacaataatatttAGGCCACAACTCAAATTTTTGTTTAGAAGTTTTTTTATTCCTAatgttcaaaacaaaaaaaaaaagctttttatTCCTTAGGTTCAATATCAATACTAAAAAATGTAAGTTTGTTGGTTCTTTATgtcatttatatatgttttcataaacataaaaaaaaaaaattgtcaaactAGAAAACTTTCTCACCATACCATTTACAAAGTGTCAACCTTTTTCATAGACAAATAATTGTCTTGAAATCTCTCAGAATTAATTCAGAGATTTGCATCTACATTTTCTTCATAATGATTAGATTCTAATTTTTGCAATTTTTGCATTTctcatattttgatattataatagagtgaaaatcCTAATTTGTGTTGTCTATACTGATTGCTTTTTCAAAATTCAGaagtaataaaaatgtatttgtaatttaattaatcatagaataattaaataaaatatcaataatatgTATTAAAGATATGGTTGATAAATTTTGTTTGTGGAAAATTGTGAATAAAATTTTTAGAAGATAAACTATAAGATGGTTAAGCAAGTAAAATACACCTTCTTTATATCTTGTTCGAATATTACTACCaccattatttttaataattttagata
This genomic stretch from Raphanus sativus cultivar WK10039 chromosome 3, ASM80110v3, whole genome shotgun sequence harbors:
- the LOC108845559 gene encoding uncharacterized protein LOC108845559, producing MAFQPNFDTTPPSYVAPRPWWSRPMMTIPPPSERKATGKECAAMWSPCCGGLFTVVVVFLIFLFIDKAHFHAKISLQSLAVSSATWQGDFLVKNPSSRYSIYYDGDGAAVRLASQNVAVLNITSQPVSKDHTAFSLFFVAEGNRSDIISGEFVVKLGAKHKRYVNYDKAGHFNIRCKNVARGRGRIICESSFTHFKLFSLLGEQNPNYGIRYID